A window of the Brassica oleracea var. oleracea cultivar TO1000 chromosome C1, BOL, whole genome shotgun sequence genome harbors these coding sequences:
- the LOC106337481 gene encoding uncharacterized protein LOC106337481, with protein MGRELLVARQILPSAKCIRCECPESILHLFYHCPYAQKVWKLAPYAGDLDALQVPSFEMGWRRALNAAVLPPIGLSDCHLAPWIIASICTPRCKKPQTPRPPRTEVICRSDAAWKKELKAAGLAWTFSDVRNERFSSHSVTCALVISSLVAEGLAMRSAIEQAIDLQLRKVTFESDSLQLVSAIKGSSYFSEIHGILSDIHLLSSYFDEISFRVCHRENLVIEDGLAKQALRGFVPN; from the exons ATGGGGAGAGAACTCCTGGTTGCAAGACAAATCCTTCCTAGTGCTAAATGTATCAGGTGTGAGTGTCCTGAATCAATTTTACACCTATTCTACCATTGCCCCTATGCACAGAAGGTATGGAAATTGGCACCTTATGCAGGAGACCTCGATGCTTTACAAGTACCCTCCTTTGAGATGGGTTGGAGAAGGGCTTTGAATGCTGCTGTCCTCCCTCCTATTGGCCTTAGTGATTGCCATCTTGCTCCATGGATCATCGCTTCTATCTG TACCCCCAGATGCAAGAAGCCACAGACCCCCCGACCCCCAAGAACCGAAGTCATTTGCCGATCTGATGCGGCTTGGAAGAAGGAACTTAAAGCTGCGGGTCTCGCATGGACCTTCAGCGATGTTCGGAATGAGAGATTTTCCTCTCACAGTGTTACTTGTGCGCTTGTGATCTCGTCTCTCGTGGCGGAGGGACTAGCAATGCGTTCGGCGATAGAGCAAGCTATCGACCTACAGCTGAGGAAGGTGACCTTTGAGTCCGACTCTCTGCAACTGGTATCTGCGATCAAAGGATCCTCATATTTCTCTGAAATCCATGGGATCCTATCTGATATTCATCTACTCTCGTCGTATTTTGATGAAATTTCCTTTCGAGTCTGCCATCGTGAAAACCTTGTGATTGAAGATGGTTTAGCTAAGCAAGCCCTAAGAGGCTTTGTACCAAACTGA